The following coding sequences lie in one uncultured Flavobacterium sp. genomic window:
- a CDS encoding retropepsin-like aspartic protease produces the protein MENLHEVLKKENYKKIKFKVTKTQHLLVKAKINGVSGNFILDTGASNTCIGFESIERFEVSAKKTKTKASGAGGTGMKTQISAHNNLQLGSWKNPDFGIVIFDLSHVNEALESFKAKPVHGIIGADVLLEGKAIIDYFNHYVYLK, from the coding sequence ATGGAAAATCTTCACGAAGTTCTCAAAAAAGAGAATTACAAAAAAATAAAATTCAAAGTTACCAAGACGCAACACCTTTTAGTAAAAGCAAAAATAAACGGCGTTTCGGGAAATTTCATTTTAGATACAGGCGCTTCAAACACCTGCATTGGTTTTGAAAGCATCGAACGTTTTGAAGTATCTGCAAAAAAAACAAAAACAAAAGCCTCCGGAGCTGGAGGAACGGGTATGAAAACACAAATTTCAGCACATAATAACCTACAACTCGGAAGCTGGAAAAATCCAGACTTTGGCATCGTAATTTTTGATCTCTCGCATGTAAATGAGGCCTTAGAATCTTTTAAGGCAAAACCTGTTCATGGTATCATTGGCGCTGATGTTTTACTTGAAGGCAAAGCGATTATAGATTATTTTAATCATTATGTGTACCTTAAGTAA